The nucleotide sequence GAGCTACCAACAGCGGTGGCCCCGTTAGGAGACTTTATGTTTAAGAATTTCATGCTTGCTGCCGCACTGATGCTGGCATCTGTAACTGCTGCCGCCGAACAATCCGCAGACTGCCCGCTTTCTTTCCCTGGCAGTGAACTGTGTGCGACTGTTGAATTTGCCCAGGCGCCAAATCAAAATGCAGATTCTCCGTTTGTTCTGAAAGTTTATGATCAGACCAGCACGGCTTCTGTGCCTGCGTTGGTGGATCCGGCTCAGCTGAAAGTGGATTTGTGGATGAACATGGGTCATCACGGCCACGGAACATCACCGGTAAAAATTGAAAAACAGGAAGTGGGAACTTTCCTTATT is from Bdellovibrio bacteriovorus str. Tiberius and encodes:
- a CDS encoding FixH family protein, giving the protein MFKNFMLAAALMLASVTAAAEQSADCPLSFPGSELCATVEFAQAPNQNADSPFVLKVYDQTSTASVPALVDPAQLKVDLWMNMGHHGHGTSPVKIEKQEVGTFLISEAYFVMPGKWLIRVWINGEKSEMTVVVKP